Below is a genomic region from Lentisphaerota bacterium.
GACCGGCGCATCCGCGACATAGAGCGTCCAGGCGCGCGGCTGACGCTTGAAGACCAGCCAAACCCGGTTTGTGGTGATCGGAGGCGGTGATTGGAGAAACACGCCATCGGCCGGTCCGTCCGAGCGGGTTGCGCCGGGCGTGATCCGTATGACGTTGGTCACTCCGTCATGCGCCAGCTGCACCGCCAGACCCGCGGCCGTCCAGCGGCACAAAACGGCACCCAGCTCCTTGCGACCGGCCAGCGTGAATTGGGGCTCAAATGCGACGGCATGCGCCGATGCACCGCACAGAAAGGCGGCAAGCGCGAAGAGACACCGCGTGCTTGAAAAAAAGGGCCGCATGAAAAGCCTTCTTCTAAAAGTTGTACCCGCACTAAGGCTAGCAGAAATCATGCCACCGGTGAAATGGCCGTGCAAAGGCCCCGGCTGTGGTGCGCCGATGGTGTTGCATGCCGGGGCGCATTCAGGTTCACTCCGTCTCGTCACAATCGAGCCGCACAGGCTTCGGTTTGATCGCAGGGGTTGTGGGGGGCTCGGACCATGCGATGGCGCCATCCGCGCCGACAAAGCCTGCGGCGACCGCCAGATTGGCGCCATAAAAGTCCGCTTCGGGGGTATAGACCATCACATCGGGGATCCGGTCATAGCGATGGTTGTCGGGGAGGGCCGCGCCCCACGGAATGCCGCACTGTACCACCGCCGTGCGGTTGGTGTTGAACGGGCTTGCGGCGGTAAACCAGAGACCCTGGCCCGCGCGGGGAAAGACGCGCCCGCCGATGCGGAAGGTTTCGGCTGTGCAGGAAACACCGTTCCGCTCGAAGATGCGGCGGATCAACGGACTCGACTCGGGCTCGCCCAAGACAAAGAGATTCAGCGCGTCTGCCTCCCGGGCGATCAGGAGCGGTTCCAAGACGGCGCGGGGTTTGCCATGGGCGAAACGCAGCCATTCATCGGCGCATGCATCCAGGCGGCGCTGCGCCTCAACATCGCTCAGGCTATCGGTTCCGCCGACCAGGACAAAGGGTTGCTGCAATGCGTTCTGCAAACGGCTGCCCGTTTCGCCCGTGCGCACGCCAGACACCGAGCCGCAGGCGTTGGTGACCGTGAGGTTGCCCTCCAGCCAGGCGGTGCCGACGGCGTTTGTCAGCATCTCCAGCGGCGCGCCATGGTCACCCACTGGATCGGCAATAAAGCGGGCATTGGGGTTGTGCGGCGCGACCGTGTCAAAGATCGCCCGGCCCTGGACCCAGCTGACCAAGCTGTCATTCTGGCCATGAACCGCGAGAATGGGCGTTGTTTTCAACCGATGCACCCATGCGGAGGCGAACTGGGCATCGACCAGCCGGCGCTGCCAGGGCGGCAGATCGTCGGGCTGCAGGTTGTGCCAGACGTAGAAATCACCGCGACCGGCGAGCACCATCACCGCATTGAACCGTTCGGGATGGCGGGCGGCGATGCACCACGCGCCCAATCCGCCCATCGAATAGCCGACCAGGACGACGCGACGGGGATCGGTGCCATAACGCGCCTGCATCTCGTCCATCACCCGGAGCACATCCTGCTCGCCGATCCCCTGAAAATCGGTGTTTCCCCGCCCGAAGGGGGCCACGATGCAGGCGCCGGTCCGATCCGCGACAGGGGTCAGGTCTTCGGGGAAAAAGGGAAGGTTGAAACGGTCATAATCCGGGGAATAGCCGTGCAGATAGACCAGCAGCGGCGCGGCCTTCCCCGACGTCCAGCCCGGGGGCAGGTAGCGAACGAACGGCTGGGCCGAATCGTCAACCGGACTGACATAGGCATCGATCCGGACACCCGGGAGCGGCGCGGGAGCGGCGTTCCCGGCCAGATTGCGGAGCGCGTCGCTGATGGCGGCATTTTCCCGGGCGCTCGCGTCCGACAAGTCGCGGTAGAGGTAGGGGTAGGCGTTGCGGTCGATGCGCTCCAGCAGCTCGATCCGGGCAACATGGAGGCGGACTCGCGCCACCTCCCATGCGCGCCAGTCTGAATCGGCTCGGAGCGGCAAGGCCCCCAGCAACAGCACGCCCAGGCGCGCCGCCGCGAGGGCGGCGCGGAAACGGTTCTCGCCTGAGCGGGCCGCAGTCCTGAGGCTGCCGGTCATTGGACGACGATGGCCTTGTCCGACTCCCACAGCCCGTGGATATTGCAGTAGGCGGTGGTGCAGAGCGTGCCGGACACGGTGATCTTGACCCGCGCGACGACGCTGCCGTCGGTATGGATCGGTCCCAGATTGGGGCCGGCAGCCGACTGCCCATGCGCGCTGAATTCAAACCGCCCGATCTCATACGACACCTTGGCGCCGTCGGGGATGAAATGGAGCGCGATCCACGCGATATGATGCTCCGTCGTGTTGGGGTGCGCGATTTCCTTACCCACCACCACGGAGACATTGAACAGTTCGCCCGCTTTCACCGTTGCGGGGGCGTCAATCACCGGAACGTGCTTCTCGCTCTTCCAATCGGCCGTCTTGACCAGTTCGCCCAGCTTGTTCATGTGGATTTCTCCCTTTTTTCCGGTTGCCCCGCGCCACAAAACCAACTCGCAACGCTGACGACAACCGACGCGTGAAGTATAACACGACGGAATCGCGCGTGAAAGGGTGAAAGTCCGTTATATTTTGTGATTGTTTTTTTGCCCATATGATGGCATGTTTCTCACCCGCGAATCCCAGAGGAGACTTAACCATACTATGTCAACGAATGTAGCCGACGCGCTTGAGGGGTGGAACAGTGTCCGGAGCGCCGAATTGTATTCGGTGGCAGCCTGGGGCAATGGCTATTTCAGTGTCACGCCCGACGGCTTTGCCGCCGTTCGTCTACGGAACTCCTCCGGCGAGGTATCGGTCAAGCTCTATGACGTCGTGCAAGGGCTCACGGAGCGCGGCCTCACCTGCCCCTTGCTGCTCCGCTTTTCCGACCTGCTGGGAGACCGCATCCGCATCCTGAACGAGTCGTTTGCCAAAGCCATCGCCGACTACGGCTACAAGGGCTGTTACCGCGGCGTCTATCCGATCAAGGTCAACCAGCAGCAGCAGGCCGTCTCGGACGTGACAACCTTCGGACGCCCTTGGCATCACGGCCTCGAGGCGGGATCGAAGGCCGAGTTGTGCGCCGCGCTGGCCTTCATGCGCGACCCCGAGGCCTATATCATCTGCAACGGGTACAAGGACACCGAATTCATTGACCTGGCCCTTTCCTCGCTCAAGATGGGGCTCCAGACGATCCTTGTCCTCGAAACCCCCGGCGAGTTGGACCTGATCCGCGAACGAGCCGCCGCACTCGAAGTCCGCCCCCGCATCGGCGTACGCGTCAAGCTTTCGGCCCGCGTCGGCGGCAAGTGGGCCGAGTCGGGTGGCGACCGCTCGGTCTTCGGCCTGAGTCCCTCCCAGGTGATCGAGGTGGTCGACGCCCTCCGCAGCCACGACATGCTCGACTGCCTCGAAATGCTCCATTACCATCTCGGCTCACAGGTGCCCAACATCCGCGACATCCGAGCCTCCATCGCCGAGGCTGCCCGGTTCTACGTCGGACTGGTTGCCGAGGGTGCCCGGATGGGCATCCTCGACATCGGCGGCGGCCTGGCGATCGACTACGACGGCTCGCACACCAACTTCCCCTCATCGGCCAATTACGACATCCAGGAATATTGCGCCGATGTGGTCGAGGGGGCGATGCACGCCTGCAACGAGGCCAGCATCCCCCACCCCACCCTGATCTCCGAATCGGGGCGCGCGCTGGTCGGCTATTACTCCGTCCTGTTGATCAATGTGATCGACACCGCCCGATTCGAAGTTCCCGAACTGCCCCAGACCCTTCCCGAGGTGATACCCGAACCCTTGGCCAACCTCCTCGAGGTCGCCCGCTCGCTTCGCGCCAAGAACCTGCAGGAGTACTTCCACGACGCCGTCTTCTATCGTGACGAGATTCACTCGGCCTTCCAGCACGGCGACATCTCCCTGCGCACCCGCGCCCTCGCCGACCAGATCTTCTGGCACATCCTCACGCGCATCGCGGCGGAAGTGCGGAAGATGAAGTCTGTGCCGCAGGAATTGCGCGGTCTCGAGGCGGCGCTGGCCGACATCTATTACTGCAACTTTTCCGTGTTCCAGTCGGTGCCCGACGCCTGGGCCGTGGATCAACTCTTCCCCATCATGCCGATCCATCGCCTGCGCGAGAAACCCACACGCCTCGGATTCATCTCCGACATCACCTGCGACTGCGACGGCAAAATCGACGCCTTTATCGACCCGCACGACGTCAAATCCGCCCTCCCCCTCCACGCCGTCGCCCGCGGCGAGGAGTACCTTCTGGGCATCTTCCTCGTCGGGGCGTATCAAGAGACCCTCGGCGACCTCCACAACCTCTTTGGCGACACCAACGTCGTCTCCATCCGCGTCGACGAGGACGGCGAGATCGAATACACCCAGGAGCTTCGCGGCGATTCCGTCGGTGATGTCCTCTCCTACGTCGAATACAACCCCGGCACGCTGATGGAGCAATTCCGCGCCCTGGCCGAGGATGCGGTCAAGCAGAAGAAAATCTCGCCCGCCGACCGCCGCACCATCCTCACCGCCTACGAAAACTCGCTCCGCGGCTACACCTACTTCGAAAGCTGATGGCGGGGACTGCGTTTTTAAACCTGCTGGTGAAGGCGAAGGGAAGCGTTCTGGCGAGTCACGCACAGGTTGTGATGCGCAACCATCACCTGCACGATTAAGGGTGCACCATGTTTGACCTCTCTTCCCCGCTCTACCGCGCCGCCGCCGCCGTCGCCGCGCGCCTCCGCGAGGCGGGCTGGCAGACCGTGTTCGCAGGCGGCTGCGTGCGCGACGCGCTGCTCGGCCGGCCGATCAAGGATATCGACATCGCCACGCGCGCGCCGCCCGAGGCGGTCGAGTCACTCTTCCCCAAAACGGTGGCCGTGGGCAAATCGTTCGGCGTGATCG
It encodes:
- the speA gene encoding biosynthetic arginine decarboxylase, whose amino-acid sequence is MSTNVADALEGWNSVRSAELYSVAAWGNGYFSVTPDGFAAVRLRNSSGEVSVKLYDVVQGLTERGLTCPLLLRFSDLLGDRIRILNESFAKAIADYGYKGCYRGVYPIKVNQQQQAVSDVTTFGRPWHHGLEAGSKAELCAALAFMRDPEAYIICNGYKDTEFIDLALSSLKMGLQTILVLETPGELDLIRERAAALEVRPRIGVRVKLSARVGGKWAESGGDRSVFGLSPSQVIEVVDALRSHDMLDCLEMLHYHLGSQVPNIRDIRASIAEAARFYVGLVAEGARMGILDIGGGLAIDYDGSHTNFPSSANYDIQEYCADVVEGAMHACNEASIPHPTLISESGRALVGYYSVLLINVIDTARFEVPELPQTLPEVIPEPLANLLEVARSLRAKNLQEYFHDAVFYRDEIHSAFQHGDISLRTRALADQIFWHILTRIAAEVRKMKSVPQELRGLEAALADIYYCNFSVFQSVPDAWAVDQLFPIMPIHRLREKPTRLGFISDITCDCDGKIDAFIDPHDVKSALPLHAVARGEEYLLGIFLVGAYQETLGDLHNLFGDTNVVSIRVDEDGEIEYTQELRGDSVGDVLSYVEYNPGTLMEQFRALAEDAVKQKKISPADRRTILTAYENSLRGYTYFES
- a CDS encoding alpha/beta fold hydrolase codes for the protein MTGSLRTAARSGENRFRAALAAARLGVLLLGALPLRADSDWRAWEVARVRLHVARIELLERIDRNAYPYLYRDLSDASARENAAISDALRNLAGNAAPAPLPGVRIDAYVSPVDDSAQPFVRYLPPGWTSGKAAPLLVYLHGYSPDYDRFNLPFFPEDLTPVADRTGACIVAPFGRGNTDFQGIGEQDVLRVMDEMQARYGTDPRRVVLVGYSMGGLGAWCIAARHPERFNAVMVLAGRGDFYVWHNLQPDDLPPWQRRLVDAQFASAWVHRLKTTPILAVHGQNDSLVSWVQGRAIFDTVAPHNPNARFIADPVGDHGAPLEMLTNAVGTAWLEGNLTVTNACGSVSGVRTGETGSRLQNALQQPFVLVGGTDSLSDVEAQRRLDACADEWLRFAHGKPRAVLEPLLIAREADALNLFVLGEPESSPLIRRIFERNGVSCTAETFRIGGRVFPRAGQGLWFTAASPFNTNRTAVVQCGIPWGAALPDNHRYDRIPDVMVYTPEADFYGANLAVAAGFVGADGAIAWSEPPTTPAIKPKPVRLDCDETE
- a CDS encoding Neelaredoxin, coding for MNKLGELVKTADWKSEKHVPVIDAPATVKAGELFNVSVVVGKEIAHPNTTEHHIAWIALHFIPDGAKVSYEIGRFEFSAHGQSAAGPNLGPIHTDGSVVARVKITVSGTLCTTAYCNIHGLWESDKAIVVQ